Proteins encoded by one window of Chitinophagales bacterium:
- the corA gene encoding magnesium/cobalt transporter CorA — protein MKNKRKKPFRKPQTNKKTPGLAPGKIIYVGDDRTEQVNISVIDYDLNFIEERQALTVEECFKYRDTPSSTWINVDGIHRTEVIEKVGKHFGISTLVLEDVVNTNSRPKIDDNKDYAFIILKMLTYDTAKHNLNIEQVSLVLGKNFVISFQENEGDLFDSIRIRLRDADSRIRKYGSDYLAYCLMDKIVDEYFIIIESMGTELEDMEDEVSGNPTKEFLQRYNELKQNGIYLRKSVWPLREVINYMLRGDMQLIKTEVLPYFRDLYDHTIQVIDTTETYRDLFSDIMDLYLSTLSLKMNEVMKVLTIISTIFIPLTFIVGVYGMNFRVMPELDWNYGYYTVLGVMVIIAGLMVYFFKRKNWF, from the coding sequence TTGAAAAACAAAAGAAAGAAACCCTTCCGCAAGCCACAGACCAATAAAAAGACGCCCGGACTGGCGCCGGGTAAAATCATCTATGTAGGTGATGACCGCACGGAACAAGTAAACATCAGCGTGATTGATTACGATCTGAATTTCATTGAAGAGAGACAGGCGCTGACCGTAGAAGAATGTTTCAAATACCGTGATACGCCCAGCAGCACCTGGATCAATGTGGATGGCATTCACCGTACGGAAGTGATTGAAAAGGTGGGGAAACATTTTGGCATCAGTACGCTTGTGCTCGAAGATGTGGTGAATACCAACTCGCGGCCTAAGATCGATGATAATAAGGATTATGCATTCATCATCCTGAAGATGCTGACCTACGATACCGCGAAGCATAACCTCAATATTGAACAGGTGAGCCTGGTGCTGGGCAAAAATTTTGTGATCTCTTTCCAGGAAAATGAAGGAGACCTTTTCGACAGCATCCGCATACGGCTCAGGGACGCTGATTCACGCATCCGGAAATATGGCTCCGATTACCTGGCCTATTGCCTGATGGATAAAATTGTGGATGAATATTTTATCATCATTGAATCCATGGGAACCGAACTCGAAGACATGGAAGATGAAGTGTCGGGAAACCCTACTAAGGAATTTTTACAACGGTACAATGAGCTCAAACAAAACGGCATTTACCTCCGCAAATCGGTCTGGCCGCTGCGCGAAGTGATCAATTATATGTTGCGCGGCGACATGCAACTTATCAAAACCGAAGTGCTTCCCTACTTCCGCGATCTGTATGATCATACCATACAGGTAATTGATACCACCGAAACCTATCGCGACTTGTTTTCAGATATCATGGATCTCTATCTCAGCACGCTAAGCCTGAAGATGAATGAGGTGATGAAAGTACTGACGATTATTTCCACCATTTTTATTCCACTCACCTTTATCGTCGGTGTTTATGGCATGAACTTTAGAGTGATGCCGGAACTTGACTGGAATTACGGATATTATACTGTGCTTGGCGTGATGGTTATTATTGCAGGGTTGATGGTTTATTTTTTCAAAAGAAAAAATTGGTTTTAG
- a CDS encoding NifU family protein, whose amino-acid sequence MTPNPETMKFVTDVMLFAGSSADFADEASAKDSALATELFGFPFVKGVFIMNNFVTVTKTPESEWTEIIPTIREFVKNYLEADKEVLSKDFKPSNRNEVAQDESAVIGKIKEMLENYVKPAVEMDGGAIQFKSFHEGKVTLMLQGSCSGCPSSMITLKAGIEGLLKRMVPEVEEVVAEAM is encoded by the coding sequence ATGACGCCCAACCCGGAAACAATGAAGTTTGTTACCGATGTAATGCTGTTTGCCGGCAGTTCCGCCGATTTTGCCGATGAAGCCAGTGCTAAAGATTCAGCGCTTGCCACGGAACTCTTCGGTTTTCCGTTTGTGAAAGGTGTCTTTATCATGAATAATTTCGTTACGGTTACCAAGACACCGGAATCGGAATGGACAGAGATTATTCCCACCATTCGTGAGTTTGTCAAAAACTACCTTGAAGCGGATAAAGAAGTATTGTCGAAAGACTTCAAGCCATCGAACAGAAATGAGGTGGCGCAGGATGAGTCGGCGGTGATCGGCAAGATAAAAGAGATGCTGGAAAATTATGTAAAGCCGGCAGTAGAAATGGATGGCGGCGCTATTCAGTTCAAATCATTTCATGAAGGAAAAGTAACACTGATGCTGCAGGGTTCCTGCAGCGGCTGTCCTTCTTCCATGATTACTTTGAAAGCCGGTATTGAAGGATTGCTGAAACGCATGGTACCGGAAGTGGAAGAAGTGGTGGCGGAAGCGATGTAA
- a CDS encoding RecX family transcriptional regulator encodes MKTAPGKKFLTPAQALEKLRKYCTYQERCQQEVRYKLLESGQRGIALENIIVALIEENFLNEERFAVAYARGKFRMKGWGKTKIKQSLKFKGVSDYCINKAMKEIEAGDYEKTFMQELQKKSALIKGGTMPARQQKLAAHLIRKGYEPEMVWEAVKKVVRT; translated from the coding sequence ATGAAAACAGCTCCCGGAAAAAAATTCCTCACCCCTGCGCAGGCGCTGGAAAAATTGCGAAAGTATTGCACTTACCAGGAACGCTGTCAGCAGGAGGTGCGCTACAAACTGCTGGAATCAGGTCAGCGCGGTATTGCACTGGAGAATATTATCGTTGCCCTGATTGAAGAGAACTTCCTGAATGAAGAAAGATTTGCCGTGGCCTATGCACGGGGAAAATTCAGGATGAAGGGTTGGGGGAAAACAAAAATCAAACAGTCATTAAAGTTTAAGGGTGTGTCTGACTACTGCATCAACAAGGCAATGAAAGAAATTGAAGCGGGTGATTATGAAAAAACATTTATGCAGGAGCTCCAAAAGAAATCGGCGCTGATTAAAGGCGGAACGATGCCCGCCCGGCAGCAGAAGCTTGCTGCACACCTGATACGGAAGGGTTATGAGCCGGAGATGGTGTGGGAAGCGGTGAAAAAAGTTGTTAGAACTTAG
- a CDS encoding MFS transporter gives MNFIRQPDESHAKEVISVVCHSNNAGPSFLSYLRNVKQVITRTILVLSLVSLFTDISSEMLYPVMPVFLQSIGFSTVLIGVLEGLAEAIAGLSKMYFGRLSDEAGKRMPFVRLGYLLSAVSKPMLSLFTFPVWIFTARTMDRFGKGVRTGARDALLSDETMPENKGTVFGFHRAMDTAGAALGPLAALIYLHFYPEDYKTLFLLAFVPAILSVLLTFIIQEKQQVTLPVTQRSSFAEKFFYWKKSPVAFRQLMIGLLFFALINSSDVFLLLRAKEIAGDDSSVLLAYIFYNLVFALFAFPAGRLADTLGLKRVIITGLLLFGIVYSMMAFAESYVVVVFAFFLYGIYAAATEGVAKAFISNIVPKTATASAIGFYAGWNSIFAFIASSLTGFIWYAVSPEAAFLASAAGSLLVAVYLLSTKFYPATENA, from the coding sequence ATGAACTTCATTAGGCAACCTGATGAAAGCCATGCAAAAGAAGTGATAAGTGTAGTATGCCATTCTAACAATGCAGGCCCCAGCTTTCTTTCCTACCTTAGAAACGTGAAGCAAGTCATCACCCGCACCATCCTCGTCTTATCGCTCGTCAGTTTATTCACTGATATCTCCAGCGAAATGCTGTATCCCGTAATGCCGGTGTTTTTACAATCCATTGGTTTTTCCACGGTATTGATCGGCGTGCTCGAAGGATTGGCCGAAGCCATTGCGGGGCTGAGCAAAATGTATTTTGGAAGACTGTCGGATGAGGCAGGTAAAAGAATGCCGTTTGTGCGACTCGGCTATTTGCTGAGCGCGGTTTCAAAACCGATGCTGTCGCTGTTCACTTTTCCCGTCTGGATATTTACAGCGCGCACAATGGATCGTTTCGGAAAAGGTGTTCGTACCGGTGCAAGAGATGCGCTGCTTTCAGATGAAACGATGCCGGAAAATAAAGGCACGGTATTCGGTTTTCACCGGGCGATGGATACGGCAGGCGCTGCACTGGGCCCTTTGGCGGCTTTAATCTACCTTCATTTTTATCCGGAAGATTATAAAACGCTTTTCCTCCTTGCCTTTGTGCCGGCCATCTTAAGCGTGTTGCTCACGTTTATCATTCAGGAAAAGCAGCAGGTAACGCTCCCCGTAACGCAACGAAGTTCATTTGCGGAAAAATTTTTTTACTGGAAAAAATCACCAGTTGCATTCCGGCAACTTATGATTGGTTTGCTATTTTTCGCACTCATCAACAGCTCTGATGTATTCCTGTTGCTGCGCGCAAAGGAAATTGCAGGAGATGATTCATCCGTATTGCTCGCTTATATTTTTTACAACCTGGTATTCGCATTGTTTGCTTTCCCGGCAGGCAGACTTGCCGATACATTGGGACTGAAGCGCGTGATCATTACCGGCCTTCTGCTGTTTGGCATCGTGTATTCAATGATGGCATTTGCTGAAAGTTATGTTGTGGTGGTGTTTGCATTTTTTCTGTACGGAATATATGCCGCTGCCACGGAAGGTGTTGCCAAAGCATTCATCAGCAACATTGTTCCAAAAACAGCAACAGCATCCGCTATCGGATTTTATGCAGGATGGAATTCCATCTTTGCTTTCATCGCCAGCAGCCTGACCGGATTCATCTGGTATGCTGTTTCACCGGAAGCCGCTTTCCTCGCAAGTGCCGCGGGCAGCCTGCTCGTGGCAGTGTACCTGCTTTCTACAAAATTTTATCCTGCAACAGAAAATGCGTGA
- a CDS encoding SlyX family protein encodes MANNTDRFLIQKGTGNVGIGTSAPNDKVEINSGAAAKSGLRFTQLSAASPTTATPNDFDCNKFPAVDSSGEVILVDRTICGSSSKSDGSDIEHAAQQAQVDALQRQVETLKNEIAEMKAMFSTAPVKSTKMTSSVNNVQLGQIAPNPFSQNATISFSLPLILRMHNC; translated from the coding sequence ATGGCGAATAACACTGACCGCTTTCTCATTCAGAAAGGTACAGGCAATGTTGGTATAGGAACATCTGCACCAAACGATAAGGTGGAAATCAATTCAGGCGCTGCTGCGAAAAGCGGATTGAGATTTACGCAACTTTCTGCGGCATCACCTACAACCGCTACCCCAAATGACTTTGATTGCAATAAGTTCCCTGCGGTTGATAGCAGCGGTGAAGTGATCCTGGTTGATAGAACCATTTGCGGTTCTTCTTCGAAATCTGACGGCAGCGATATTGAACATGCTGCACAACAGGCACAGGTGGATGCATTGCAACGCCAGGTGGAAACACTTAAAAATGAAATTGCTGAAATGAAGGCTATGTTTTCAACCGCTCCGGTGAAATCAACGAAGATGACTTCATCTGTCAATAATGTTCAACTCGGCCAGATCGCACCCAATCCTTTCTCTCAAAACGCAACTATCAGCTTCTCCCTTCCGCTGATATTACGGATGCACAATTGCTGA
- the mfd gene encoding transcription-repair coupling factor, with amino-acid sequence MNKSELLQQYVADERLTGIASGFHPSSVISHPQPGGDTQKILLGEERGNPLRLHLKGLAGSSASLVAAALHQLLNRPFVFVLNDKEEAAYFQNDLQEFMEKKEVLYLTDAFKKPGHFDELNNSHVQLRTEALNRIANSPARNELLVTYPEALMEKVVNTQALKKSTILIRMNERLDEDFMIEMLISYGFSRTDFVYEPGQFAIRGGIIDIFSFGNELPYRIELFTDEVESIRVFDPLTQLSQKRIAQVTIVPNIQTRFSGAEKISFLDFIGEDSVLWFQDVAFARDRIKTCFQTAGELLGRLKETLPDEDELIVQATPEELFSEETAMMQSLEKFPVIEFGKQFFFEKDEWLQFNMEPQPSINKNFNLLIGYWKKYRDEHIDILLFSDNANQFRRLDSILDDLKANVIYHPFPFAIREGFIDRERKIACYTDHQVFDRYHRYHLKQGFSKSKSLTVKLLRELRPGDFVTHIDHGVGVFSGLEKMEVNGQLQEAVRIVYRDNDLLYVNIQSLHKISKYIGKDGTPPRINKLGTDAWEALKRKTKSKVKDIAKDLIELYAKRKATKGFAFTPDSYMQAELESSFIYEDTPDQMKSITDIKRDMEREFPMDRLVCGDVGFGKTEVAIRAAFKAVADGKQVAVLVPTTILALQHFKTFGERLADFPCTVDYINRFKSAKQQKETLTKLQDGKIDIIIGTSALISQRVKFKSLGLLIIDEEQKFGVAAKEKLRQLKANVDTLTLTATPIPRTLQFSLLGARDLSIINTPPPNRQPIETELMVFDPDKIKEAIDFEISRGGQVFFIHNRVKDIGEVSAMLKKICPDTDITVAHGQLEGHILEEKMIDFIERRYDVLVCTNIVESGLDIPNANTIIINDAQHFGLSDLHQLRGRVGRSNKKAFCYLVTPPLSTLTTDARKRLKTIEEFADLGSGFQISMRDMDIRGAGNLLGGEQSGFIADIGYDTYHKILDEAIRELKHTDFRELFADEVKAEEKFVRDCMIDSDAEMLFPDSYVSNINERLALYTELDNISDEEGLKLFEQRLRDRFGPVPKEVKELLDGVRLRKLARQLGFERLQQRKGILKCYTVENPESTYYDSDIFARVMGFVLRHPNRCSMRQMEKNMLLTIQSVRNMHQAMEVMEKMLEVDNVTS; translated from the coding sequence GTGAATAAGTCGGAATTGCTGCAACAGTATGTTGCAGATGAGCGGTTGACAGGCATCGCATCCGGGTTTCATCCTTCTTCAGTTATCAGTCATCCGCAGCCAGGCGGAGATACACAAAAGATTTTGTTGGGGGAAGAAAGAGGGAATCCTCTGCGCCTTCATCTAAAAGGGCTGGCAGGTTCATCCGCTTCACTCGTGGCCGCGGCATTGCATCAGCTGCTCAACAGGCCATTTGTTTTTGTGCTGAATGACAAAGAGGAAGCGGCCTATTTCCAAAATGATTTACAGGAATTTATGGAGAAGAAGGAAGTCCTCTATCTGACGGATGCCTTCAAGAAACCAGGCCATTTTGATGAGCTCAACAACAGCCATGTACAGTTGCGGACGGAAGCGCTGAACCGTATCGCGAATTCACCCGCCAGGAATGAGTTGCTGGTTACTTACCCGGAAGCATTGATGGAGAAAGTGGTGAACACGCAGGCTTTGAAAAAGTCAACCATTCTGATAAGAATGAATGAAAGGCTGGATGAGGATTTTATGATTGAGATGCTCATCAGCTACGGTTTCAGCCGCACCGACTTCGTATATGAGCCCGGACAGTTTGCCATCCGCGGAGGCATCATAGATATTTTTTCCTTCGGCAATGAATTACCCTATCGCATAGAGTTATTTACAGATGAAGTGGAATCCATCCGGGTATTTGATCCGCTCACACAGCTGTCGCAGAAGAGAATAGCACAGGTCACCATTGTGCCGAATATTCAAACCCGTTTTTCGGGCGCGGAGAAAATCTCTTTCCTCGATTTTATAGGAGAAGACAGTGTGCTTTGGTTCCAGGATGTGGCCTTTGCCCGCGATCGCATCAAAACCTGCTTTCAAACAGCCGGTGAATTACTCGGCCGCTTAAAGGAAACATTACCGGATGAAGATGAACTGATCGTACAGGCCACGCCGGAAGAATTGTTTTCCGAAGAGACCGCGATGATGCAGTCGCTTGAAAAATTTCCCGTCATCGAATTCGGCAAGCAGTTTTTCTTTGAAAAAGATGAATGGCTGCAGTTTAATATGGAACCACAGCCAAGCATCAACAAAAATTTTAACCTGCTGATCGGCTACTGGAAAAAGTACCGTGATGAACATATTGATATTTTATTGTTTTCTGATAATGCCAACCAGTTCCGCCGTCTCGATTCCATTCTCGACGACCTGAAGGCCAATGTGATTTATCATCCGTTTCCTTTCGCTATCCGCGAAGGGTTTATTGACAGAGAACGGAAAATCGCCTGCTATACCGATCACCAGGTATTCGACCGCTATCACCGCTATCATCTCAAACAGGGATTTTCAAAAAGCAAATCACTTACGGTGAAATTGCTGCGGGAGCTGCGCCCCGGCGATTTTGTCACGCACATTGATCATGGCGTGGGTGTGTTCAGCGGACTGGAAAAGATGGAGGTGAACGGACAGTTGCAGGAGGCCGTTCGCATCGTGTACCGCGACAATGACCTGTTGTATGTCAATATTCAGTCGCTGCATAAGATCAGCAAATACATCGGCAAAGACGGGACGCCACCACGCATCAATAAACTGGGAACGGATGCCTGGGAGGCGTTGAAAAGGAAAACAAAATCGAAGGTAAAAGACATTGCCAAAGACCTGATTGAGCTTTATGCAAAGCGCAAAGCGACCAAAGGATTTGCCTTCACACCGGATTCCTATATGCAGGCGGAACTGGAATCAAGTTTCATCTATGAAGACACGCCCGATCAGATGAAATCCATCACGGACATCAAGCGCGACATGGAAAGAGAATTTCCCATGGACCGCCTCGTCTGCGGTGATGTGGGATTTGGTAAAACAGAAGTGGCCATACGTGCTGCATTCAAAGCCGTGGCGGATGGTAAGCAGGTGGCTGTACTCGTTCCCACCACCATTCTCGCCTTGCAGCATTTTAAAACTTTCGGCGAACGGCTCGCTGATTTTCCCTGTACGGTGGATTATATCAACCGTTTCAAGTCGGCCAAACAGCAAAAAGAAACGCTGACCAAACTGCAGGATGGGAAAATTGATATCATCATCGGCACCTCGGCACTCATCAGTCAGCGTGTTAAGTTCAAGAGCCTGGGCTTGCTGATTATTGATGAAGAACAAAAATTCGGCGTGGCAGCCAAAGAAAAACTACGGCAGCTGAAAGCGAATGTTGACACCCTTACCTTAACGGCAACACCCATTCCGCGCACCCTGCAATTCTCACTGCTCGGCGCGCGCGACCTCTCCATCATCAATACGCCACCGCCCAACAGGCAACCGATTGAGACAGAGCTGATGGTATTTGATCCTGATAAGATTAAGGAAGCGATAGATTTTGAAATCAGTCGTGGCGGACAGGTTTTTTTCATTCACAACCGTGTGAAAGACATTGGTGAAGTTTCCGCCATGCTGAAAAAGATTTGTCCGGATACCGACATCACCGTTGCGCACGGACAGCTTGAAGGCCACATTCTCGAAGAAAAAATGATTGACTTCATCGAACGGCGCTATGATGTGCTGGTTTGTACAAATATTGTGGAGTCGGGGCTCGACATTCCCAACGCCAATACCATCATCATCAACGATGCGCAACATTTCGGATTGAGTGATTTGCATCAGTTGCGCGGACGTGTCGGACGGTCTAATAAAAAAGCGTTTTGTTATCTCGTGACGCCGCCATTGTCAACGCTTACCACCGATGCACGCAAGCGACTGAAAACAATTGAAGAATTCGCTGATCTCGGCAGTGGTTTCCAGATATCAATGCGCGACATGGACATCCGGGGCGCGGGAAATCTATTGGGTGGCGAACAAAGCGGATTTATCGCCGACATCGGCTATGATACTTATCACAAAATCCTCGATGAAGCGATCCGTGAATTGAAACATACCGACTTCAGGGAGTTATTTGCCGATGAAGTAAAAGCGGAAGAAAAGTTTGTGCGCGACTGTATGATTGATTCGGATGCGGAGATGCTATTCCCCGACAGCTATGTTTCCAATATCAATGAACGGCTGGCACTTTATACAGAGCTGGATAATATTAGTGATGAAGAAGGGCTTAAGTTGTTTGAACAGCGGCTGCGCGACCGCTTCGGGCCGGTACCCAAAGAGGTGAAGGAATTATTGGATGGCGTAAGGTTACGTAAACTCGCGCGGCAACTTGGATTTGAACGCCTGCAGCAACGTAAAGGCATCCTGAAATGCTATACGGTGGAAAATCCCGAATCCACATATTACGACTCTGATATTTTTGCGCGTGTGATGGGATTTGTGCTAAGGCACCCCAATCGATGCAGCATGCGGCAGATGGAAAAGAATATGCTGCTTACCATTCAATCGGTGAGAAACATGCACCAGGCAATGGAGGTGATGGAAAAGATGCTGGAAGTGGACAATGTAACTTCCTAA
- the recO gene encoding DNA repair protein RecO yields MKIIMLQKTQGIVFRTIKFSETSVVSKIYTEKFGLQSYIVNGVRSARSRTRASLLQSLSLLDMEVYHREHRNLNRIKEMQAAVVFRSIPFNLVKGSVGLFMIEILGKCIHEEEANEPLFHFLFQKIKSLDESGSVPSGFLVEFLLELSVYLGFHPNGSSTEHAPYFNLREGIFIASGNGLPNTLDAQLSKELSLFMQRTGAALPAAMRRLLLEAMLQYYQLHVPNFSMPKSLKVLEEVFRTN; encoded by the coding sequence TTGAAAATCATCATGCTGCAAAAGACACAAGGCATCGTATTCAGAACCATCAAGTTTTCCGAAACCAGCGTGGTGAGTAAAATCTATACGGAGAAGTTCGGCTTGCAGTCTTATATCGTGAATGGCGTGCGGTCGGCGCGGTCAAGAACACGGGCAAGCCTGCTGCAGTCATTATCGTTGCTCGATATGGAAGTCTATCACCGCGAGCACCGTAACCTGAACCGTATTAAAGAGATGCAGGCGGCGGTTGTCTTCCGGTCAATTCCGTTTAACCTGGTGAAAGGATCTGTTGGCTTGTTCATGATTGAAATACTGGGCAAATGCATACATGAAGAAGAAGCCAATGAACCGTTGTTTCATTTCCTGTTTCAAAAGATAAAGTCGCTTGATGAAAGCGGGTCGGTACCTTCCGGGTTTCTCGTTGAATTTCTGCTGGAACTGTCCGTGTACCTGGGATTTCATCCAAACGGAAGCAGTACGGAGCACGCGCCGTATTTCAACCTGCGCGAAGGCATTTTCATTGCTTCCGGCAACGGGCTGCCGAATACGCTGGATGCACAATTATCGAAAGAACTTTCGCTTTTCATGCAACGCACCGGCGCGGCGCTTCCGGCTGCCATGCGAAGGTTACTGCTGGAGGCGATGTTGCAGTATTATCAATTGCATGTGCCTAATTTCTCTATGCCTAAATCGCTGAAGGTTTTAGAAGAAGTGTTCAGGACAAATTGA
- a CDS encoding YfhO family protein — translation MKFPLHQKTAGAIPYLLLVIMPFIIFWPLWLHAQAMAYDMADYFLPYRYFIGECLQQHQFPWWNPYTGMGVPMAADPQSGIFYPVTWLTGYFAGYDFLIINIEYLLHLVIAGCGMYLLLRGSKYTVMICLWLSWSYQFCGFFVNNAQHYSWIISAAWLPYIFHYYRRLVLYGHFSDCVKMSLSLFLFTTGGYPAFLIILGYLLGGHFLYELARNFFRKKSKAVSHLLRWSGTTLAVYLALAAPYIFSFLQGIPLMTRGEALVRGNTSFSAFTPQSLVTFFLPAVPLGQNGVFQTDTSMTNIYIGLTALLFFLLGIVYLRQKAVRAGIIMAFLFLLIAFGDALPLWPLLFDTVPFFDHIRFPAAFRLFAIIGCLLSAAAVMMTEQSTRSKKLRIFIVTFILLLLLLCTVAVYYNTNFFAPRTFSTAGLLKFFGESSAVNNMVWQSILQLILLLALLAVFFSKQQWQSRNWYSMVTLLLLLDLFIASRINFTTIMSSPFASGELNKKLSATPAGLPFWDAMSATETTNIGDGSFAPAYFNNNLFRKQFSRDAYSPFVLKLKRDLDHSPVSEELMDRPVIYISGTLLQVPPNSSDSVRLINRHAVLVNDAVLRQLPPFTADSLAYDIRLTSFSANRLMANVHTDRMALLVLQQTFYPGWKVMVDNKPANLLIANFSMMSVLLPAGSHRVEFRFDTTFTQWLLLISTSLLLLSLLFVFLYSVKIIGVNALNSPRE, via the coding sequence ATGAAGTTCCCTTTACATCAAAAGACAGCCGGCGCCATTCCTTACCTGTTACTGGTGATCATGCCGTTTATTATTTTCTGGCCCCTGTGGCTGCATGCGCAGGCGATGGCTTATGACATGGCCGATTATTTTTTGCCGTACCGTTATTTCATCGGCGAATGTTTGCAGCAGCACCAGTTTCCGTGGTGGAATCCATATACAGGAATGGGTGTGCCAATGGCGGCAGATCCGCAAAGCGGCATTTTTTATCCCGTCACCTGGCTGACCGGATATTTTGCCGGTTACGATTTTTTAATCATCAATATCGAATACCTGTTGCACTTAGTGATAGCAGGTTGCGGTATGTATCTTTTGTTGCGGGGATCGAAATATACCGTGATGATCTGCCTGTGGCTGTCATGGTCATATCAGTTTTGTGGCTTTTTTGTAAACAACGCCCAACATTATTCATGGATCATCAGCGCCGCCTGGCTGCCTTATATCTTCCACTATTACAGGAGACTGGTTTTATACGGGCATTTTTCAGATTGTGTAAAAATGTCATTGTCGCTTTTTTTGTTTACAACAGGCGGCTATCCTGCCTTCCTTATTATCCTCGGCTATCTGCTCGGAGGTCATTTTTTGTATGAGCTTGCGCGTAATTTTTTCCGGAAAAAAAGCAAAGCAGTTTCTCACCTGTTGAGATGGAGCGGTACAACACTCGCCGTTTACTTAGCACTTGCAGCCCCGTACATTTTTTCTTTCCTGCAAGGCATACCGCTCATGACACGCGGCGAAGCGCTTGTAAGAGGAAATACCAGCTTCAGTGCTTTCACGCCGCAAAGCCTGGTCACCTTTTTCTTGCCGGCAGTTCCGTTGGGGCAAAACGGTGTCTTCCAAACCGATACTTCGATGACCAATATTTACATCGGCCTCACGGCACTGCTGTTTTTCTTGCTGGGTATCGTGTACTTAAGGCAGAAGGCTGTGCGTGCCGGCATTATTATGGCCTTCCTCTTTTTGCTGATTGCCTTCGGTGATGCGCTTCCGCTTTGGCCATTGCTCTTCGACACTGTTCCGTTCTTCGATCATATTCGCTTTCCGGCAGCCTTCCGTTTGTTTGCCATCATCGGTTGCCTGCTTTCTGCGGCAGCAGTAATGATGACGGAACAATCTACGAGATCGAAAAAACTACGGATTTTTATCGTCACTTTTATTTTGCTGCTGCTGCTGCTATGCACCGTTGCAGTATATTACAACACCAATTTTTTTGCGCCGCGAACATTTTCCACCGCCGGATTACTGAAGTTCTTTGGCGAAAGCAGCGCGGTGAACAACATGGTCTGGCAATCAATCCTGCAGCTGATCCTGCTGCTGGCATTGTTGGCTGTGTTTTTTTCAAAACAGCAATGGCAAAGCCGCAACTGGTATAGCATGGTCACACTCTTGCTACTGCTGGATTTATTTATCGCTTCCCGCATCAACTTCACCACCATCATGTCGAGTCCGTTTGCTTCAGGGGAGCTGAATAAAAAACTATCAGCAACGCCTGCAGGACTGCCGTTTTGGGATGCCATGTCTGCGACGGAAACCACCAATATCGGTGACGGCAGCTTTGCACCTGCTTACTTCAATAATAACCTGTTCAGGAAACAATTTTCAAGAGATGCTTATTCTCCATTTGTACTGAAGCTAAAACGGGATCTCGATCATTCACCGGTGAGTGAGGAACTGATGGATCGCCCGGTCATTTACATTAGCGGCACCCTGCTACAAGTTCCGCCGAACTCATCCGACAGCGTTCGCTTGATTAACCGTCATGCAGTGCTGGTAAATGATGCCGTGCTTCGGCAGTTGCCGCCTTTCACGGCAGATTCACTGGCGTATGATATCCGGCTTACTTCATTTTCCGCAAACCGGCTGATGGCGAATGTGCATACTGATCGCATGGCGCTGCTCGTCCTGCAGCAAACCTTTTACCCGGGCTGGAAGGTGATGGTGGATAATAAACCGGCCAATCTGCTGATTGCCAACTTTTCCATGATGTCGGTGCTGTTGCCTGCCGGCAGTCACCGCGTGGAGTTCCGGTTCGATACAACATTCACGCAATGGCTGTTGCTCATCAGCACGTCCTTGTTGCTGTTATCGTTGCTCTTCGTTTTTTTATACAGCGTGAAAATCATTGGTGTCAATGCTTTAAATTCGCCGCGTGAATAA